Proteins from a genomic interval of Rhodococcus rhodochrous:
- a CDS encoding DEDD exonuclease domain-containing protein, giving the protein MTSPRPSALGVQLGFDELDTPLRETTFVVVDLETTGGKAAEDAITEIGAVKIRGGEVLGEFATLVDPGRPIPPYIVQLTGITTAMVYAAPKIEEVLPAFLEFASGAVLVAHNAGFDVGFLKAATAQCELAWPRFQVLCTVKLARRVLGRDEAPSVKLSALAELFRVSTVPTHRALDDARATVDVLHALIERVGNQGVHSLTELRDYMPVVTAEQRAKRALAAHLPRKPGVYMFRGPSDEVLYVGTAVDLHRRVRTYFTGSETRPRLREMVALTTRIDHVECAHGLEAGVRELRLIAAHTPPYNRRSKYPMRGWWIILTDEAFPRLAVSRTPGPDSVGPFSVRADAADVAALLAEMCGLRTCTRRIGRTARHGDRCPPVAVGGCAAASFGVQDASAYAAQVERARAVVRGTTDDAVETAQERLDALVRDQLFENAARLRDRLAAALVALRRTQRLAALAAVDELVAARPRAEGGWEFAVVRAGRLASAGVAPRGMRPMPVVDAIVAAAETVRPSPGPLRGASPEEIGLVARWLDGEGIRIVRASQGWCEPTRGAGRWSAWAELARDARAVRRLLSADEPYRLG; this is encoded by the coding sequence ATGACCTCGCCGCGACCATCCGCCCTGGGCGTGCAACTCGGTTTCGACGAGCTCGACACTCCCCTGCGCGAGACCACCTTCGTCGTCGTCGATCTCGAGACGACGGGCGGGAAGGCAGCCGAGGACGCCATCACAGAGATCGGAGCGGTGAAGATCCGCGGGGGTGAGGTGCTCGGCGAGTTCGCGACCCTCGTCGATCCGGGACGACCCATCCCCCCGTACATCGTGCAGCTCACCGGCATCACCACCGCCATGGTCTACGCGGCCCCCAAGATCGAGGAGGTGCTGCCCGCCTTCCTGGAATTCGCGTCCGGAGCGGTGCTCGTCGCACACAACGCCGGATTCGACGTCGGCTTCCTCAAGGCCGCCACAGCGCAATGCGAACTCGCGTGGCCCCGCTTCCAGGTGCTGTGCACCGTCAAGCTGGCCCGCCGCGTCCTCGGACGCGACGAAGCGCCGTCGGTGAAGCTGTCCGCGCTGGCCGAACTGTTCCGGGTCTCCACCGTGCCCACCCACCGCGCCCTGGACGACGCGCGCGCCACCGTGGACGTCCTGCACGCCCTCATCGAACGGGTCGGCAACCAGGGCGTCCACAGCCTCACCGAGCTGCGCGACTACATGCCGGTGGTCACCGCCGAGCAGAGGGCCAAACGCGCACTCGCCGCGCATCTGCCGCGCAAACCGGGCGTCTACATGTTCCGCGGCCCGTCGGACGAGGTGTTGTACGTCGGCACGGCGGTCGACCTGCACCGGCGTGTCCGTACCTATTTCACGGGCTCCGAGACGCGACCGCGATTGCGCGAGATGGTCGCGCTCACCACACGCATCGATCACGTCGAATGCGCCCACGGGCTCGAGGCCGGCGTCCGCGAACTCCGGTTGATCGCGGCCCACACCCCTCCCTACAACCGCAGATCGAAGTATCCGATGCGCGGTTGGTGGATCATCCTCACGGACGAGGCGTTCCCGCGCCTGGCCGTGAGCCGCACCCCCGGACCCGACTCGGTCGGCCCGTTCTCGGTGCGCGCCGACGCCGCAGATGTCGCGGCACTGCTCGCGGAGATGTGCGGTCTGCGCACGTGTACGCGCAGGATCGGCCGTACGGCCCGCCACGGCGACCGCTGCCCGCCCGTCGCCGTCGGGGGCTGCGCCGCAGCCTCCTTCGGGGTTCAGGACGCCTCCGCCTACGCGGCCCAGGTCGAGCGTGCGCGCGCGGTCGTCCGCGGGACCACCGACGACGCCGTCGAGACGGCGCAGGAGCGCCTCGACGCCCTTGTGCGCGACCAGTTGTTCGAGAACGCAGCCCGCCTGCGCGACCGCCTCGCCGCCGCCCTCGTCGCGCTGCGGCGCACGCAACGCCTCGCGGCGCTGGCGGCCGTCGACGAACTCGTCGCCGCGCGACCGCGGGCCGAAGGCGGGTGGGAGTTCGCCGTCGTGCGCGCCGGTCGTCTCGCGTCCGCAGGGGTGGCGCCGCGCGGTATGCGGCCGATGCCCGTCGTCGACGCGATCGTCGCCGCAGCCGAGACCGTGCGGCCGTCACCCGGCCCGCTCCGGGGCGCGTCCCCGGAGGAGATCGGTCTGGTCGCTCGATGGCTCGACGGCGAGGGCATCCGCATCGTCCGGGCGAGCCAGGGCTGGTGCGAACCGACACGGGGCGCAGGTCGGTGGAGCGCGTGGGCCGAGCTCGCACGCGACGCCCGCGCGGTCCGCAGGCTCCTCTCCGCCGACGAGCCGTACCGCTTAGGCTGA
- a CDS encoding Lrp/AsnC family transcriptional regulator — protein MINAIVLIDAEANRIPETAQAVADLDGVDTVYSCAGDVDLVAVVRVRDHEKIADVVTRGINKIDGVTKTVTHIAFQSYSSADVEAGFSIGN, from the coding sequence ATGATCAACGCGATCGTCCTGATCGACGCCGAGGCGAACCGTATCCCCGAGACCGCGCAAGCGGTGGCCGACCTCGACGGTGTCGACACGGTGTACTCCTGCGCAGGCGACGTCGACCTCGTGGCCGTGGTCCGGGTCCGCGACCACGAGAAGATCGCGGACGTCGTCACCCGGGGCATCAACAAGATCGACGGCGTGACGAAGACCGTCACCCACATCGCGTTCCAGTCGTACTCGAGCGCCGACGTCGAGGCCGGCTTCTCGATCGGGAACTGA
- the trpD gene encoding anthranilate phosphoribosyltransferase: MNATRDADEVTQNWPSVLGVLTAGQDLSAAEARWAMSEIFSDNATPAQIAAFGVALKMKGETPEEVRALADTMLDYARLVPVDGDVVDVVGTGGDRANTVNISTMASLVVAAAGIRVVKHGNRAASSKSGGADVLEALGVHIDLGPDEVARSVAEAGIGFCFAPVYHPALRFAAAPRKQIGIPTVFNVLGPLTNPARPSAGLIGCAFEPLVPTVAGVLAQRGNSALVVRGDDGLDELTTSTTSRVHIVHGGEVRVVTLDPRDLGIERVPLEALRGGDATENAAIARAVLAGETGPVRDAVLLNAAGAIAAFRGVDGVLEDALTAGLETAAEAIDSGRATAVLEQWAEVTTRLGAGSGQK, encoded by the coding sequence ATGAACGCGACGCGAGACGCGGACGAGGTGACGCAGAACTGGCCCTCCGTCCTGGGAGTGCTCACCGCCGGACAGGACCTGTCCGCCGCCGAGGCGCGATGGGCGATGAGCGAGATCTTCTCCGACAACGCCACCCCCGCCCAGATCGCGGCCTTCGGCGTCGCTCTGAAGATGAAGGGCGAGACACCCGAGGAAGTGCGGGCACTCGCCGACACGATGCTCGACTACGCCCGGCTGGTCCCGGTCGACGGTGACGTGGTCGACGTGGTGGGCACCGGTGGCGACCGGGCGAACACCGTCAACATCTCCACGATGGCCTCGCTGGTCGTCGCCGCAGCGGGTATCCGCGTGGTCAAGCACGGCAACCGCGCCGCCTCGTCCAAGAGCGGCGGCGCCGACGTGCTCGAAGCGCTCGGGGTGCACATCGATCTCGGACCCGACGAGGTGGCCCGCTCGGTCGCCGAGGCCGGGATCGGATTCTGCTTCGCGCCGGTCTACCACCCGGCGCTGCGTTTCGCGGCCGCACCGCGCAAGCAGATCGGCATCCCGACGGTCTTCAACGTCCTCGGCCCGCTCACCAACCCGGCCCGCCCGAGTGCCGGTCTGATCGGATGCGCCTTCGAACCGCTCGTCCCGACCGTCGCCGGTGTGCTCGCGCAGCGCGGCAATTCGGCGCTCGTCGTCCGCGGCGACGACGGTCTCGACGAACTGACCACCTCCACGACCTCGCGCGTGCACATCGTCCACGGCGGCGAGGTCCGGGTCGTGACGCTCGATCCGCGCGATCTGGGCATCGAACGGGTTCCGCTCGAGGCGCTCCGCGGAGGCGACGCCACGGAGAACGCGGCGATCGCGCGGGCCGTCCTGGCGGGGGAGACGGGACCGGTGCGCGACGCCGTGCTCCTCAACGCCGCCGGGGCGATCGCAGCCTTCCGGGGCGTCGACGGCGTTCTCGAGGACGCCCTCACGGCCGGGCTCGAGACGGCGGCAGAGGCGATCGACAGCGGCCGGGCCACGGCCGTCCTGGAGCAGTGGGCAGAGGTCACCACGCGGCTGGGTGCCGGTTCCGGACAGAAGTGA
- the ctaE gene encoding aa3-type cytochrome oxidase subunit III, which translates to MTSAVGTSGSAITQRVHSLNRPNLVSVGTIVWLSSELMFFAGLFAMYFVARAQAPEGMWPPPPTHLNLWLAVPITMVLIASSFTCQLGVFAAERGDVFGLRRWYIVTLGMGTFFVLGQGYEYITLVKDGTTIPGSVYGSVFYMTTGFHGLHVIGGLIAFVFLLFRTKVSKFTPAQATAAIVVSYYWHFVDIVWIALFATIYFIR; encoded by the coding sequence GTGACGAGCGCAGTAGGGACTTCAGGATCTGCAATCACACAGCGCGTGCACTCGTTGAACCGGCCCAACCTGGTCAGCGTCGGCACCATCGTGTGGTTGTCCAGTGAGCTCATGTTTTTCGCAGGGCTCTTCGCCATGTACTTCGTGGCACGGGCACAGGCCCCGGAGGGCATGTGGCCGCCCCCGCCCACCCACTTGAACCTGTGGTTGGCGGTACCGATCACCATGGTGCTGATCGCTTCTTCCTTCACCTGCCAGCTGGGCGTCTTCGCCGCCGAGCGCGGCGACGTCTTCGGCCTGCGCCGGTGGTACATCGTCACCCTCGGCATGGGCACCTTCTTCGTGCTCGGCCAGGGCTACGAGTACATCACCCTGGTGAAGGACGGCACGACCATCCCGGGCAGCGTGTACGGCTCGGTGTTCTACATGACCACCGGTTTCCACGGCCTGCACGTCATCGGCGGCCTCATCGCTTTCGTGTTCCTGCTGTTCCGCACGAAGGTCAGCAAGTTCACGCCTGCGCAGGCCACTGCAGCCATCGTCGTTTCGTATTACTGGCACTTCGTCGACATCGTTTGGATCGCGCTGTTTGCCACGATTTATTTCATCCGTTAG
- the qcrC gene encoding cytochrome bc1 complex diheme cytochrome c subunit — protein MPGRSSAADAAKSRRQRKMRRRVTGALVLALGLLSAGFIASALTPAPQVATAQDDQSALIREGQQLYETSCVTCHGVNLQGVQDRGPSLIGVGEAAVYFQVSSGRMPMMRNEAQALRKDPKFDAAQTDALGAYIQANGGGPTVIRDENGEIAQSSLRGNDIGRGSELFRQNCASCHNFTGRGGALSSGKFAPNLDPANEQQIYTAMLTGPQNMPKFSDRQLTVEEKQDIIAYIKSASETRDPGGYGLGGFGPGAEGPTMWVVGMVAVVGAALWIGARS, from the coding sequence ATGCCCGGTCGATCCTCTGCAGCCGATGCTGCGAAGTCCCGCCGCCAGCGCAAGATGCGCCGGCGCGTCACCGGAGCGTTGGTCCTCGCGCTCGGTCTCCTCAGCGCAGGCTTCATCGCCTCCGCGCTGACACCTGCCCCGCAGGTGGCTACAGCGCAGGACGACCAGAGCGCTCTGATCCGCGAGGGTCAGCAGCTCTACGAGACCTCCTGCGTGACCTGTCACGGTGTCAACCTCCAGGGTGTCCAGGACCGCGGTCCCAGCCTGATCGGTGTCGGCGAGGCCGCCGTCTACTTCCAGGTCTCCTCGGGCCGCATGCCGATGATGCGCAACGAGGCCCAGGCCCTCCGCAAGGACCCGAAGTTCGACGCCGCGCAGACCGACGCCCTCGGCGCGTACATCCAGGCCAACGGTGGAGGCCCGACCGTCATCCGCGACGAGAACGGCGAAATCGCCCAGTCGTCGCTGCGCGGCAACGACATCGGACGCGGTTCGGAGCTCTTCCGCCAGAACTGCGCGTCCTGCCACAACTTCACCGGACGCGGCGGCGCGCTCTCGTCCGGCAAGTTCGCACCGAACCTGGATCCGGCCAACGAGCAGCAGATCTACACCGCGATGCTCACCGGCCCCCAGAACATGCCGAAGTTCTCCGACCGTCAGCTGACGGTCGAGGAGAAGCAGGACATCATCGCGTACATCAAGTCCGCCAGTGAGACGAGAGACCCGGGTGGCTACGGGCTCGGCGGCTTCGGCCCCGGTGCCGAAGGGCCGACCATGTGGGTCGTCGGCATGGTCGCCGTCGTCGGCGCTGCACTGTGGATCGGAGCAAGGTCATGA
- the qcrA gene encoding cytochrome bc1 complex Rieske iron-sulfur subunit — protein MSGGETPNKHTVEDLDRMSRDDLVTLGTNLDGVDVAFRKDRWPVEGTRAEKRAERNVAFWFALAGIAGVAFIAIYLFWPWEYQGIGDENYGWYSLYTPMLGLTLGLAILGIGVGAVQFTKKFIPEEVSIQDRHDGGSPEVDRKTIVAELSDSLETSTLPRRKLIKRTAIFGGGALGLGLIMPLGGLIKNPWAEGDQSSLWVSGWTPRYPGETIYLRRDTGRPQDIVLVRPEDLDAGGMETVFPFRESDRGDDHALLQGLRGIRNAVMLIRLRTEDTERVVKRKGQESFNYGDYFAYSKICTHLGCPTSLYEQQTHRILCPCHQSQFDALEYGKPIFGPAARALPQLPITVNEEGFLVANGDFIEALGPAFWERRP, from the coding sequence ATGAGTGGCGGCGAAACGCCGAACAAGCACACGGTCGAAGATCTCGACCGGATGAGCCGGGACGACCTCGTCACGCTCGGCACGAACCTCGATGGTGTCGACGTCGCGTTCCGCAAGGACCGCTGGCCCGTCGAAGGCACCCGTGCCGAGAAGCGGGCCGAGCGCAACGTCGCCTTCTGGTTCGCCCTCGCGGGCATCGCGGGTGTCGCGTTCATCGCGATCTACCTGTTCTGGCCGTGGGAGTACCAGGGCATCGGCGACGAGAACTACGGCTGGTACAGCCTCTACACCCCGATGCTCGGCCTGACCCTGGGTCTGGCCATCCTCGGCATCGGTGTGGGCGCGGTGCAGTTCACCAAGAAGTTCATCCCGGAGGAGGTGTCGATCCAGGATCGGCACGACGGCGGCTCGCCCGAGGTCGATCGCAAGACGATCGTCGCCGAGCTCTCCGACTCGCTCGAGACGTCGACCCTGCCGCGTCGCAAGCTGATCAAGCGCACCGCGATCTTCGGTGGTGGCGCGCTCGGCCTCGGTCTGATCATGCCGCTCGGCGGCCTGATCAAGAACCCGTGGGCCGAGGGTGACCAGTCGTCGCTGTGGGTGTCGGGCTGGACCCCGCGCTACCCCGGCGAGACCATCTACCTGCGTCGCGACACCGGCCGCCCCCAGGACATCGTCCTGGTGCGCCCGGAGGACCTCGACGCCGGCGGTATGGAGACGGTGTTCCCGTTCCGCGAGTCCGATCGCGGCGACGACCACGCTCTGCTGCAGGGCCTGCGCGGCATCCGCAACGCCGTCATGCTCATCCGCCTGCGCACCGAGGACACCGAGCGTGTCGTCAAGCGCAAGGGCCAGGAGAGCTTCAACTACGGCGACTACTTCGCGTACTCGAAGATCTGCACGCACCTCGGCTGCCCGACCTCGCTCTACGAGCAGCAGACGCACCGCATCCTGTGCCCGTGCCACCAGTCGCAGTTCGATGCGCTGGAGTACGGCAAGCCGATTTTCGGTCCCGCTGCTCGCGCACTGCCGCAGCTTCCGATTACAGTGAACGAAGAGGGCTTCCTGGTCGCCAACGGTGACTTCATCGAGGCACTCGGCCCGGCATTCTGGGAGCGTCGCCCGTGA